A stretch of the Glutamicibacter sp. JL.03c genome encodes the following:
- the ltrA gene encoding group II intron reverse transcriptase/maturase produces MVPVNPGEYFLARSVEPVADGEDIRDQQVDLWEQVFSRGNLLVALKRVERNKGSAGVDGLEAHELRAWCHEHWMETRKALDAGTYAPLPVRQVMIPKPDAGERMLGVPSVLDRLIQQALAQVLSPIFDEGFVPVSYGFRPGKSAHDAASMAREAIEQGYRWVVEVDLDAFFDRVNHDVLMSRVARKVKDKRVLKLVRKYLTAGIMAQGVRRETVEGTPQGSPLSPLLSNIMLDDFDQEFWSRDHRFVRYADDIRIFVKSKRAAQRVLDQATKVLEQRLKLRVNRQKSVINPASVATLLGFGFYFVKGSKVRIKVAPKAFKRMKQRIRDLTSRRWSVSMDYRIEQLNRFVRGWMGYFRLSVTPGKFSDLDEWFRRRLRQIRWKEWKLPRTRVANLRRLGIVKDKAYQWGNSSRAFWRVAKSPILHRALPTSYWEELGVVFFRRAWERFQ; encoded by the coding sequence ATGGTACCGGTGAATCCGGGAGAGTATTTTCTTGCGCGTAGCGTTGAACCGGTGGCTGATGGGGAAGACATCAGGGATCAACAAGTCGATCTGTGGGAGCAGGTGTTCTCGCGAGGGAACTTGTTGGTTGCATTGAAACGTGTTGAGCGGAATAAGGGTTCTGCCGGTGTTGACGGCCTTGAAGCGCATGAGTTGCGCGCATGGTGCCATGAGCATTGGATGGAGACTCGGAAGGCGCTTGATGCTGGAACGTATGCGCCGTTGCCGGTGCGTCAGGTGATGATTCCGAAGCCTGACGCTGGGGAACGGATGCTGGGTGTTCCGTCCGTGTTGGATCGGTTGATTCAACAGGCTCTCGCGCAAGTCTTGTCCCCGATTTTCGATGAGGGGTTCGTGCCGGTCTCCTACGGGTTCCGGCCGGGCAAAAGCGCCCACGACGCTGCTTCGATGGCTCGTGAGGCCATCGAGCAGGGGTATCGGTGGGTTGTGGAGGTTGATCTTGATGCGTTCTTTGATCGGGTGAACCATGACGTGCTGATGTCCAGGGTTGCGCGGAAGGTGAAAGACAAGCGAGTTCTGAAGCTTGTTCGCAAGTATTTGACGGCTGGGATCATGGCGCAGGGTGTTCGCCGGGAAACGGTGGAGGGAACCCCGCAGGGGTCTCCTTTGTCGCCGTTGCTCTCGAATATCATGTTGGATGATTTTGATCAGGAGTTCTGGTCGAGGGATCACCGTTTCGTGCGGTATGCCGATGACATCAGAATTTTTGTGAAGTCGAAACGGGCAGCTCAACGGGTGCTGGATCAGGCGACGAAAGTCCTTGAACAGCGTTTGAAGTTGAGGGTCAATCGGCAGAAATCAGTGATCAATCCGGCGAGTGTAGCTACGTTGCTGGGTTTTGGTTTCTACTTCGTCAAAGGGTCGAAAGTCAGGATCAAGGTTGCTCCGAAGGCGTTCAAACGCATGAAGCAACGGATCCGAGATCTGACTTCTCGGCGGTGGAGTGTGTCGATGGACTACCGTATCGAGCAGTTGAATCGTTTTGTTCGGGGTTGGATGGGCTACTTCCGGTTGTCTGTGACGCCGGGGAAGTTCTCTGATCTTGATGAATGGTTCAGGCGCCGTTTACGTCAGATCCGCTGGAAGGAGTGGAAGCTTCCTCGTACTCGGGTGGCGAATCTTCGCCGTCTGGGGATTGTTAAGGATAAGGCTTATCAGTGGGGGAACAGCTCGCGTGCCTTTTGGCGCGTGGCGAAGTCCCCGATTCTTCACCGTGCCTTGCCGACTTCCTATTGGGAGGAGTTGGGTGTGGTGTTCTTTCGCCGGGCTTGGGAGCGTTTTCAGTGA
- a CDS encoding NAD(P)/FAD-dependent oxidoreductase: MAGVAAPDHVVVVGAGFVGLSTAWYLQEAGVKVTVVDRGGVASGSSWGNAGWLTPALTLPIAEPAIFANGLKMMLDPTSPLYIPLKADAKLLRFLLGFAWHSMPKRWEAAMRIFSEIGVTGLDAFDEIAQRTAAGPGVAELTKPANPFLTGFTSFKDRDALLHEFEMIEKTGGNVEYELLTGDELRGIEPTLSDNVAAGVAIKNQRYINPPKFMASLAESVIERGGDILGAFNVTDIRDNKNSVTVIGSEGRAITADHVVLATGAWMTDIAKKFGVNVVVQAGRGYSFTVEPEHMPTHPIYFPTQRVACTPLGDRFRIAGTMEFRDVNHKLEPKRIEAIVAAATPVYKGINWEHRKEEWVGGRPCTADGLPLIGRTGSERVSVGGGHGMWGVALGPLTGKILAAQISGQDAPVIARHFNPLRKGF; this comes from the coding sequence ATGGCAGGGGTAGCTGCGCCGGATCATGTTGTTGTTGTCGGTGCGGGGTTCGTGGGCTTGTCTACGGCCTGGTACTTGCAGGAAGCTGGCGTGAAAGTCACTGTTGTGGATCGCGGTGGCGTGGCTTCGGGTTCGTCGTGGGGTAATGCCGGATGGCTGACGCCCGCATTGACCTTGCCCATTGCCGAGCCTGCGATTTTTGCCAACGGCCTGAAGATGATGCTCGATCCGACATCGCCGCTGTATATTCCGTTGAAGGCCGACGCGAAGCTGCTGCGTTTCCTCCTCGGGTTCGCATGGCACTCGATGCCCAAGCGCTGGGAAGCTGCCATGCGCATCTTCTCCGAGATCGGGGTCACCGGGCTCGATGCATTTGACGAGATCGCCCAGCGCACGGCTGCCGGCCCGGGCGTTGCTGAACTGACCAAGCCGGCAAACCCGTTCTTGACCGGATTCACCTCGTTCAAGGATCGCGATGCGCTCCTGCACGAATTCGAGATGATCGAAAAAACCGGTGGCAATGTCGAATACGAGCTGCTGACCGGGGACGAGTTGCGCGGTATTGAACCGACGCTTTCGGATAATGTCGCGGCTGGCGTCGCCATCAAGAACCAGCGCTACATCAACCCGCCGAAATTCATGGCTTCGCTGGCCGAATCCGTCATCGAGCGAGGTGGCGATATCCTCGGCGCCTTTAACGTCACCGATATCCGCGACAACAAGAATTCGGTAACAGTGATCGGTTCCGAAGGCCGGGCTATCACCGCGGATCACGTCGTGCTGGCCACCGGTGCCTGGATGACCGACATAGCCAAGAAGTTCGGCGTTAATGTCGTGGTCCAGGCTGGCCGAGGCTACTCGTTCACCGTCGAGCCCGAGCACATGCCAACGCACCCGATCTATTTCCCGACCCAGCGCGTGGCCTGCACCCCGCTGGGCGACCGTTTCCGGATTGCGGGCACCATGGAGTTCCGGGATGTGAACCACAAGCTGGAGCCAAAGCGCATCGAGGCAATCGTCGCGGCGGCCACCCCGGTGTACAAGGGGATCAACTGGGAGCACCGCAAAGAGGAATGGGTCGGCGGACGGCCATGCACCGCCGATGGGCTGCCGCTGATCGGCCGCACCGGCTCGGAGCGTGTCTCCGTGGGTGGCGGCCACGGCATGTGGGGCGTGGCCCTGGGGCCGCTGACCGGAAAGATCCTGGCTGCGCAAATCAGCGGCCAGGATGCTCCGGTGATCGCCCGGCACTTCAACCCGCTGCGCAAGGGGTTCTAG
- a CDS encoding NAD-dependent epimerase/dehydratase family protein yields the protein MEVLLVSCGDVATEAGLRFLAQADEVTGWRRNSSKLPPAFDGHDVDLLNPAGWPQIDPATEVVVLTPVPVSRDVDGYERSYLQVAQELCVRLREQAPKLRRLIYVSSTAVMGGDDGEWVTEQAPVHASRDTAKVLARTEAALAGSGLPVTILRASGIYGPGRTRLIDLVVSGTAKVPAGSHWTNRIHRDDLAAAIVHVANLGDQAAELYLATDSTPAQLGEVYQFLAAELGMRLPGQEAGSSMRRAGDRRLDNSRLLASGLKLHYPSFIEGYRDILSGISSRHA from the coding sequence GTGGAAGTCTTGCTAGTCAGTTGTGGCGATGTCGCCACCGAAGCCGGTCTGCGATTCCTCGCCCAAGCAGATGAGGTTACCGGGTGGCGCCGCAACAGCAGCAAGCTTCCCCCAGCGTTCGACGGGCACGATGTAGACCTGCTGAATCCGGCCGGCTGGCCGCAAATCGACCCCGCGACGGAAGTCGTTGTGCTGACTCCGGTGCCGGTGTCCCGCGATGTGGACGGTTACGAGCGCAGCTACCTGCAGGTCGCCCAGGAACTCTGCGTCCGACTGCGCGAGCAAGCGCCAAAACTCCGCCGGCTGATCTATGTTTCCTCCACCGCAGTGATGGGTGGCGATGACGGCGAATGGGTAACCGAGCAAGCACCGGTCCACGCCTCCCGCGATACCGCTAAGGTTTTGGCTCGCACCGAGGCCGCGCTCGCCGGCAGCGGCCTGCCAGTGACTATCTTGCGGGCCTCGGGTATCTATGGCCCGGGGCGCACCAGGCTCATTGACCTGGTCGTCTCCGGAACTGCCAAGGTTCCCGCCGGTTCGCACTGGACCAATCGGATTCATCGCGATGACTTGGCAGCCGCCATCGTGCACGTGGCCAACCTTGGCGACCAGGCCGCCGAACTCTATCTGGCCACCGACAGCACGCCGGCCCAGCTCGGCGAGGTGTACCAATTCCTCGCCGCAGAGCTGGGCATGCGGCTGCCTGGGCAGGAGGCAGGTTCGTCCATGCGGCGTGCCGGCGACCGGCGGCTGGACAATTCACGGCTACTGGCCAGTGGCCTGAAACTGCACTACCCGAGTTTCATCGAGGGCTACCGCGACATCCTGTCTGGTATTTCTTCCCGGCACGCCTGA
- a CDS encoding glycosyltransferase 87 family protein has product MVVLLVWTLIAIEPTGWDLSVYREGALTLLREPEDLYGPFVGPINAPGLPFTYPTFAALLFLPMAFFPYWVSVTVTMVASIVLTFFVGKDLATRIARRWPKLGRWVTPLTLTCLMLISGPFRDTIWFGQINILILGACYLALVNSKSLTPFVIAVGICAGIKLTPIALLILPLAMRKWTAVIIGTLTFLGTQVIGLVFQWRNTLDYWFDVVRDPSRVGNVGYIDNISLQGFLTRLGAGSLIWFVVALAVGLAFIALLYKLDGTVEPVVLLGIAATCPLLVSPVSWSHHWVWGPVIAYAWAVVALRLEVWPRRIMLGVLVLFSMELMISAKRAIRFFGIHPDYELATWWYIWPAIPVVGMVLCLVFALASKPRELLGTS; this is encoded by the coding sequence ATGGTCGTGCTCTTGGTCTGGACGTTGATCGCCATCGAACCTACCGGGTGGGATCTGTCGGTGTACCGCGAAGGGGCGCTGACCTTGCTGCGGGAACCAGAAGACCTGTACGGGCCATTTGTCGGCCCCATCAATGCTCCTGGGTTGCCCTTCACCTACCCGACATTCGCCGCCTTGCTTTTCCTTCCCATGGCGTTCTTCCCCTACTGGGTCTCGGTGACTGTCACCATGGTGGCATCCATTGTGCTGACTTTCTTTGTCGGCAAGGACCTGGCCACGCGCATTGCCCGACGCTGGCCGAAACTAGGACGCTGGGTCACTCCTTTGACGCTGACCTGCCTGATGCTGATTTCCGGTCCATTCCGCGACACCATTTGGTTCGGGCAGATTAATATCCTTATTCTCGGCGCGTGTTATCTGGCGCTGGTGAATTCAAAGTCTTTGACCCCGTTTGTGATTGCGGTCGGGATTTGCGCCGGCATCAAGCTCACGCCTATTGCACTGCTGATTCTTCCGTTGGCCATGCGCAAATGGACGGCGGTCATCATCGGCACCCTGACCTTCCTCGGCACCCAGGTCATCGGGCTGGTCTTCCAATGGCGCAATACATTGGACTACTGGTTCGACGTGGTGCGCGATCCGTCGCGCGTCGGCAATGTGGGGTACATCGACAATATTTCCCTGCAGGGATTCCTCACCCGGCTCGGCGCCGGATCGCTGATCTGGTTTGTCGTGGCGCTCGCCGTGGGCCTGGCCTTCATCGCGCTGCTCTACAAGCTCGATGGCACCGTTGAGCCGGTGGTGCTGCTGGGCATTGCCGCTACCTGCCCGCTGCTGGTTTCACCGGTGAGCTGGTCCCATCACTGGGTGTGGGGTCCGGTCATAGCCTATGCCTGGGCAGTGGTGGCCCTGCGCCTGGAGGTCTGGCCGAGGCGCATCATGCTGGGGGTGCTCGTGCTGTTCAGCATGGAATTGATGATTTCGGCCAAGCGGGCCATTCGTTTCTTCGGTATCCATCCCGATTATGAACTGGCCACGTGGTGGTACATCTGGCCGGCCATCCCGGTGGTGGGCATGGTGCTGTGCCTGGTGTTTGCCTTGGCATCCAAACCACGGGAATTGCTGGGAACCAGCTGA
- a CDS encoding LexA family protein, protein MADEQELMPPGASQGPVQAVSAMGFPSPARDYFDGGLDLNRLLVRDRVSTFIMRVSGRAMQSAGIYDGDEVIVDRSLSVRDGSVVIVNLNGQMLVRRWHIDGSKVGLLSDESPLPVWLTEGDEVGVFGVITRCLHHVR, encoded by the coding sequence GTGGCTGACGAACAAGAGTTGATGCCTCCGGGCGCCAGCCAGGGGCCGGTGCAAGCCGTTTCGGCCATGGGATTCCCGTCGCCAGCACGCGACTACTTCGACGGCGGCCTGGATCTGAACCGGCTGCTGGTCAGGGACCGTGTATCGACATTCATCATGCGGGTGAGCGGACGTGCCATGCAGTCCGCGGGAATCTACGACGGTGATGAAGTGATCGTCGACCGTTCGCTCTCGGTCCGCGATGGCTCCGTGGTCATCGTGAATCTCAACGGGCAAATGCTGGTACGGCGATGGCATATCGACGGTTCCAAGGTCGGGTTGCTCAGCGACGAATCGCCCCTGCCGGTCTGGCTGACCGAGGGTGATGAAGTCGGGGTCTTCGGGGTCATCACGAGGTGCCTGCATCATGTCCGCTGA
- a CDS encoding Y-family DNA polymerase has translation MSADHVSLVDVNNFYVSCERAFDYSLRNRPVVVLSNNDGCVVARSQEAKDLGIPTGEPFFKIQRLMDSHNLAVRSSNYELYGDMSARVMELLGRYGTWHEVYSIDESFIGLEGNLEQVRSTAAQIRKAIDKTIGVPVCVGVSTTKTLAKLANHIAKHNPGLGGVCVQQLMDQQVLGNILTRVPVTDVWGVGRKSGAKLASMGIETIADLRDADPLLIRKKFSVVLQRTVFELNGQRCIGPVEERADRGQVMFTRSFSTPVRTREAMEEVMSIYAQKAASRLASEGRYATLLTVTAGTSRFAQGESSFPSAQVRLPRPTRDPILLSKLAIAAMADLMQPGMDYVRGGVILSGLSDSPGEKQLDLFDLGDEHDENEQKNVSSVVQDISARFGAKSIGLGPAGMAQSPAWTMKREHISQRYTTEWDELLEVRA, from the coding sequence ATGTCCGCTGATCACGTGTCGCTGGTCGACGTGAACAACTTCTACGTATCCTGCGAGCGGGCCTTCGACTACTCGCTGCGCAATCGTCCGGTAGTCGTCCTGTCCAACAATGATGGCTGCGTGGTCGCGCGATCCCAGGAAGCCAAGGACCTGGGCATCCCCACCGGAGAACCATTCTTCAAGATCCAGCGGCTCATGGACAGCCACAACCTGGCCGTGCGCTCGAGCAACTATGAACTCTATGGCGACATGTCCGCCCGCGTCATGGAACTGCTCGGCCGCTACGGCACGTGGCATGAGGTCTACTCCATCGACGAATCGTTCATCGGCTTGGAAGGCAATCTGGAACAGGTGCGCAGCACCGCCGCGCAGATCCGCAAGGCCATCGACAAGACCATCGGTGTGCCGGTCTGCGTGGGAGTGTCCACCACCAAGACGCTGGCCAAGCTGGCCAACCATATTGCCAAGCACAACCCCGGGCTCGGAGGTGTCTGCGTCCAGCAGTTGATGGACCAGCAGGTTCTGGGCAATATCCTGACCCGCGTTCCGGTCACCGACGTTTGGGGAGTGGGACGCAAATCGGGGGCCAAATTGGCCAGCATGGGCATCGAAACCATCGCTGATTTGCGCGACGCTGACCCGTTGCTCATCCGCAAGAAATTCTCCGTGGTGCTACAACGTACCGTCTTCGAACTCAACGGGCAGCGCTGCATCGGGCCGGTGGAAGAACGCGCGGACCGCGGGCAGGTCATGTTCACCCGGTCCTTCTCGACCCCGGTACGGACCCGCGAGGCCATGGAAGAAGTCATGTCCATCTATGCGCAGAAGGCCGCCAGCCGGTTGGCCAGTGAAGGACGATATGCCACGCTCTTGACGGTCACCGCGGGCACCAGCCGATTTGCCCAAGGCGAATCATCCTTCCCCAGCGCTCAGGTGCGGCTGCCCCGGCCGACACGGGACCCTATCCTGCTCAGCAAGCTGGCTATCGCGGCCATGGCTGATCTGATGCAGCCCGGCATGGATTACGTACGCGGGGGAGTGATCCTCTCCGGGCTCAGTGATTCCCCGGGTGAAAAGCAGCTGGATCTTTTTGACCTCGGCGACGAGCACGATGAAAATGAGCAGAAGAATGTCTCCTCGGTAGTGCAGGATATTTCCGCGCGTTTCGGGGCGAAGTCCATCGGCTTGGGACCAGCGGGCATGGCCCAAAGCCCGGCGTGGACCATGAAACGCGAACACATCTCCCAGCGCTACACCACCGAATGGGATGAGCTCTTGGAAGTCCGCGCATAG